The proteins below come from a single Cololabis saira isolate AMF1-May2022 chromosome 2, fColSai1.1, whole genome shotgun sequence genomic window:
- the fgf3 gene encoding fibroblast growth factor 3 — MLILPALLLASLLESASPRAHCAPPGPGCSGTRGCGPRPRGCEPREPREPREPRPRRDAGGRGGVYEHLGGAPRRRKLYCATKYHLQMHPNGKIDGSLEENNPFSIMEITAVEVGVVAIKGLFSGRFLAMNDKGRLYASEVFNKECEFVERIHELGYNTYASRHHSTEQPLSPGGAGSRRRASVKKEWYVSINGKGRPRRGFKTRSTDKASLFLPRLLGNKDHEMVRSLRDSLGGHHQIRQRGRRGERRRRRHRARKGQRRQRDDPADF; from the exons ATGCTGATCCTACCGGCGCTGCTGTTGGCGAGCCTGCTGGAGAGCGCGTCCCCGCGGGCGCACTGCGCGCCGCCGGGCCCGGGCTGCAGCGGCACCCGGGGGTGCGGCCCCCGACCCCGGGGGTGCGAGCCCCGGGAGCCCCGGGAGCCTCGGGAGCCCCGGCCCCGCAGGGACGCCGGGGGCCGCGGAGGCGTGTACGAGCACCTCGGAGGAGCTCCCCGCCGCAGGAAACTCTACTGCGCCACCAAATACCACCTCCAAATGCACCCTAACGGGAAAATAGACGGCTCCCTGGAGGAAAACAACCCATTCA GCATCATGGAAATCACAGCTGTGGAAGTGGGTGTCGTGGCAATAAAAGGGCTTTTCTCTGGGAGATTTCTCGCCATGAATGATAAAGGAAGGCTGTACGCATCG GAAGTGTTCAACAAAGAGTGTGAGTTTGTGGAGCGCATCCATGAGTTGGGGTACAACACGTACGCGTCCCGGCACCACTCCACCGAGCAGCCTCTGTCCCCGGGAGGAGCAGGCAGCAGGCGGCGCGCCAGCGTCAAGAAGGAGTGGTACGTTTCCATCAACGGCAAAGGCCGGCCGCGGAGAGGCTTCAAGACCAGGAGCACTGACAAAGCCTCGCTTTTCTTGCCTCGGTTGCTGGGCAACAAGGACCACGAGATGGTGAGGAGCCTGAGAGACAGCCTGGGTGGACACCACCAGATACGCCAGCGCGGCCGCCGCGGGGAACGCCGGAGACGCCGGCACCGCGCCAGGAAAGGACAGCGTCGACAGAGAGATGACCCAGCAGACTTTTAG